The following are encoded in a window of Arctopsyche grandis isolate Sample6627 chromosome 2, ASM5162203v2, whole genome shotgun sequence genomic DNA:
- the LOC143922748 gene encoding nanos homolog 1-like produces MASVAGGASFCGFCRSGGRSPSIYYSHTLRSPTGVLTCFNLRKYVCPICGETGDNAHTVQYCPANAEAPEHKRNKFMTSTESVLFCGYCYNNGMPSSIFNGHSLRSSTGKLTCPTMRTYVCPNCGARGDRAHSIKYCPWS; encoded by the exons ATGGCATCG gTGGCGGGTGGAGCCTCTTTTTGCGGGTTTTGCCGTAGTGGTGGAAGGTCGCCTAGCATTTATTATAGTCATACCCTAAGATCACCGACGGGTGTGTTGACGTGCTTTAATTTGCGAAAATATGTGTGTCCCATTTGTGGAGAGACTGGTGACAATGCGCACACGGT GCAATATTGTCCAGCCAATGCAGAAGCACCAGAACACAAACGGAATAAGTTCATGACGAGCACtgaaagt gtCTTATTTTGCGGCTATTGCTATAACAACGGGATGCCCAGTTCCATCTTCAATGGCCATTCACTGAGGTCATCTACAGGCAAGTTAACATGTCCAACTATGAGGACATATGTCTGTCCCAATTGTGGAGCGCGTGGTGATAGGGCTCATTCCAT AAAATATTGCCCATGGTCCTAA